A stretch of Pangasianodon hypophthalmus isolate fPanHyp1 chromosome 9, fPanHyp1.pri, whole genome shotgun sequence DNA encodes these proteins:
- the LOC128318786 gene encoding macrophage mannose receptor 1-like has product MLCFYISLLMVLFGMATGLTREYKYFPMTMNWIDAQNYCRQNYKGLAVITSDEENQRLIDVGGPLTLGWIGMYRSQVDPTIWLWENGKQNSFFGWEQGEPNNIQKIENCAQMSSGGWNDCVCGTPLPFYCYKILVLIKEKKIWEEALDYCRMNYTGLASPASKTQLQLAEMESSQTQTDRVWAGLRFQNGKWLWVSKEPLGTLVTLPACPAPRYRCGALNTKTHVWENRDCNEKLNFLCY; this is encoded by the coding sequence ATGTTGTGCTTTTATATTTCTCTTCTGATGGTCCTTTTTGGGATGGCTACAGGTCTTACAAGAGAATACAAGTACTTTCCCATGACCATGAACTGGATTGATGCTCAGAATTACTGCAGACAAAACTATAAGGGTCTTGCTGTCATCACGTCTGATGAGGAAAACCAGAGGCTTATAGATGTCGGAGGACCCTTAACTTTGGGTTGGATTGGGATGTACAGAAGCCAGGTAGATCCAACCATCTGGCTGTgggaaaatggaaaacaaaattCTTTCTTCGGGTGGGAGCAGGGCGAGCCTAATAACATACAGAAAATTGAGAACTGTGCTCAGATGTCCTCAGGTGGCTGGAATGATTGTGTCTGTGGGACTCCTTTGCCTTTTTATTGTTACAAGATTTTAGTCTTGATCAAGGAGAAAAAGATATGGGAAGAAGCTCTTGATTATTGCAGAATGAACTACACTGGCCTGGCCTCCCCGGCCTCTAAGACACAATTACAGTTGGCTGAAATGGAGAGCAGTCAGACCCAAACAGACAGGGTTTGGGCTGGCCTGCGCTTCCAGAATGGAAAATGGCTCTGGGTGAGCAAGGAGCCATTGGGGACTCTGGTCACACTGCCCGCATGCCCGGCTCCACGCTACCGCTGTGGAGCTCTCAACACCAAAACACATGTTTGGGAGAACAGAGACTGCAATGAGAAGCTCAATTTCCTCTGCTACTAA